A genomic segment from Acyrthosiphon pisum isolate AL4f chromosome A3, pea_aphid_22Mar2018_4r6ur, whole genome shotgun sequence encodes:
- the LOC100162430 gene encoding rho GTPase-activating protein gacV — MDGRCVYLFLSIFIIHFLSLTNGKKVYIRDTLKVKPFDNRLGTKDLYSVVVDGLKARYKNRKMLEVSKTRYAFHTAWRGIKHFFWEKVLNVFCPSMTRELKAIRIIKDALLKSKNKNGIQKKFDFTIPFKKKQNKSKKKTSEEESEEESEEESEEGSAEESEEESEEESDEESNGKGNKKKAIKGKKSKKKEESDEDDDDEDKSLDDLFK, encoded by the exons atggATGGACGgtgcgtttatttatttttatcgattttcATCATACACTTCTTGTCTCTAACAAATggaaaaaaagtatacattagAG ATACTTTAAAAGTTAAGCCATTTGATAATCGCCTTGGGACAAAAGACCTTTATTCGGTTGTTGTAGATGGATTAAAAGCAAGGTATAAGAATCGGAAGATGCTCGAAGTGTCTAAAACTCGTTATGCTTTTCACACGGCGTGGAGaggaataaaacattttttctggGAAAAAGTTTTGAATGTGTTTTGTCCTTCGATGACCAGAGAGTTAAAagctataagaataataaaagatgcattgttaaaaagtaaaaataaaaatggtattcaaaaaaaatttgattttacaattccGTTTAAGAAAAAGCAAaacaaaagcaaaaaaaaaactagtgaaGAAGAAAGCGAAGAAGAAAGCGAAGAAGAAAGCGAAGAAGGAAGTGCTGAAGAAAGCGAAGAAGAAAGCGAAGAAGAAAGCGATGAAGAAAGCAATGGAaaaggaaacaaaaaaaaagctatAAAGGGCAAAAAGAGTAAAAAGAAAGAAGAGAGTGACGAGGACGATGATGATGAAGATAAAAGCTTAGATGATTTGTTTAAGTAG